A region from the Pseudomonas cucumis genome encodes:
- a CDS encoding GspH/FimT family pseudopilin encodes MHQQGFSLIELLMGLTIVGIVLQLVSPAFAALTESNHREQAAQSIISGMRNARTAAITRNQSVVIHGINGDWGQGWRIILDVSGKGPEDSSNPLLVEQQSDARVPIVGNLPVKNFVRFSSLGEPQLPSGAFQAGTVHICASREPVSLHQVVLSRTGRVSLRSDKAEQALCAGGEDSEQGADA; translated from the coding sequence ATGCATCAGCAAGGCTTCAGCCTGATCGAACTGCTCATGGGACTGACAATTGTCGGGATTGTTCTGCAACTGGTCAGCCCGGCGTTCGCCGCACTGACAGAATCGAACCATCGGGAGCAGGCGGCGCAGTCGATTATCAGTGGTATGCGTAATGCCAGAACCGCTGCTATCACACGCAATCAGAGTGTTGTGATACACGGCATCAACGGCGACTGGGGTCAGGGCTGGCGGATCATTCTGGATGTCAGCGGTAAAGGCCCGGAGGACAGCAGTAATCCGCTGCTGGTTGAGCAACAGAGCGACGCTCGAGTGCCCATTGTCGGCAATCTGCCGGTCAAGAATTTCGTACGGTTCAGCAGCCTGGGCGAACCGCAGTTGCCCAGCGGTGCCTTTCAAGCAGGGACGGTACATATTTGCGCCAGCCGCGAACCGGTCAGCCTGCACCAGGTGGTGCTGTCCCGGACCGGACGCGTCAGCCTGCGCAGCGATAAGGCTGAACAGGCGCTGTGCGCGGGAGGAGAAGATTCAGAGCAGGGAGCGGACGCGTAG
- the pilV gene encoding type IV pilus modification protein PilV, whose translation MRGWSKRAQEGMTLIEVLVALLVLAVGLLGAAAIQLNALKYTDSSRMTSQASFIAYDMMDRIRANSGADYTVTPPTSGNLSVARDQDLYDFTTNIVNFGGATATGSITRNQRVYTITITWDDSRAANTADSRRSFVLTSRATVDPATTP comes from the coding sequence ATGAGGGGTTGGAGCAAGCGCGCACAGGAGGGCATGACGCTGATCGAGGTACTGGTCGCGTTATTGGTTCTGGCCGTGGGGTTGTTGGGCGCGGCGGCGATTCAGCTCAATGCGCTGAAGTACACCGATAGCTCGCGGATGACCAGCCAGGCGAGTTTTATCGCCTACGACATGATGGACCGCATTCGCGCCAACTCCGGCGCCGATTACACCGTCACGCCACCGACCTCGGGCAACCTGAGCGTGGCCCGGGATCAGGACCTCTACGACTTCACCACCAATATCGTCAATTTCGGCGGCGCCACGGCCACCGGCAGCATTACCCGCAACCAACGGGTGTACACCATTACCATTACCTGGGATGACTCACGGGCCGCCAATACCGCCGACTCACGCCGCAGTTTCGTCCTCACCAGTCGCGCCACCGTTGATCCGGCGACGACACCATGA
- the fkpB gene encoding FKBP-type peptidyl-prolyl cis-trans isomerase, whose protein sequence is MAEQRIGQNTEVTLHFALRLENGDTVDSTFDKAPATFKVGDGSLLPGFEAALFGFKAGDKRTLTIEPENAFGQPNPQNVQIIPRSQFKDMELSPGLLVIFNDAANTELPGVVKEFDDAQVTIDFNHPLAGKTLTFDVEIINVKAL, encoded by the coding sequence TTGGCTGAGCAACGCATCGGCCAGAACACGGAAGTCACCTTGCACTTTGCATTGCGCCTGGAGAACGGCGACACCGTCGACAGCACCTTCGACAAAGCCCCGGCGACCTTCAAGGTTGGCGACGGCAGCCTGTTACCAGGTTTCGAAGCAGCGCTGTTCGGCTTCAAGGCTGGCGACAAACGCACCCTGACCATCGAGCCGGAAAACGCCTTCGGTCAGCCCAACCCGCAAAACGTGCAGATCATCCCGCGCTCGCAGTTCAAGGATATGGAACTGTCGCCTGGCTTGCTGGTGATCTTCAACGATGCGGCCAATACTGAGCTGCCCGGTGTGGTAAAAGAATTCGATGACGCCCAGGTGACCATCGACTTCAACCACCCGCTGGCCGGTAAAACCTTGACCTTTGACGTCGAGATCATCAACGTCAAAGCGCTGTAA
- the lspA gene encoding signal peptidase II: MPNAVGRFGRLGWLWLSVLVLVIDQASKFYFESSLSMYQQIVVIPDYFSWTLAYNTGAAFSFLADSSGWQRWLFALIAVVVSAVLVVWLKRLGRNETWLAVALALVLGGALGNLYDRIALGHVIDFILVHWQNRWYFPAFNFADSAISVGAVMLALDMFKSKKTGETVHD; this comes from the coding sequence ATGCCTAATGCCGTTGGCCGTTTCGGACGGCTGGGCTGGCTCTGGTTGAGCGTGCTGGTCCTGGTCATCGACCAGGCCAGCAAGTTCTACTTCGAAAGCTCGCTGAGCATGTATCAGCAAATCGTGGTGATCCCCGATTACTTCAGCTGGACCCTGGCCTACAACACTGGCGCGGCGTTCAGTTTCCTGGCCGACAGCTCCGGCTGGCAGCGCTGGCTGTTCGCCCTGATCGCGGTGGTGGTCAGTGCGGTGCTGGTGGTCTGGCTCAAGCGCCTGGGGCGCAACGAAACCTGGCTGGCAGTCGCTTTGGCGCTGGTGCTGGGTGGCGCGCTGGGTAACCTGTACGACCGCATTGCCCTGGGCCATGTGATCGATTTCATTCTGGTGCATTGGCAGAACCGCTGGTATTTCCCGGCGTTCAACTTTGCCGACAGCGCAATTTCTGTCGGTGCCGTGATGCTCGCGCTGGATATGTTCAAAAGTAAAAAGACCGGAGAAACCGTTCATGACTGA
- the ileS gene encoding isoleucine--tRNA ligase, producing MTDYKATLNLPDTAFPMKAGLPQREPQILQRWDSIGLYGKLREIGKDRPKFVLHDGPPYANGTIHIGHALNKILKDMIIRSKTLSGFDAPYVPGWDCHGLPIEHKVEVTHGKNLGADKTRELCRAYATEQIEGQKSEFIRLGVLGDFANPYKTMDFKNEAGEIRALAEIVKGGFVFKGLKPVNWCFDCGSALAEAEVEYENKKSATIDVAFPIADEAKLAAAFGLPSLGKPASIVIWTTTPWTIPANQALNVHPEFNYALVDVGDKLLVLAEELVESCLVRYSLEGSVIATTTGKELELINFRHPFYDRLSPVYLAEYVELGAGTGVVHSSPAYGVDDFVTCKAYGMVNDDILNPVQSNGVYATSLEFFGGQFIWKANPAIVDKLSEVGALLHTETIEHSYMHCWRHKTPLIYRATAQWFIGMDKEPATGETLRKRAIKAIEETKFVPAWGQARLHSMIANRPDWCISRQRNWGVPIPFFLNKESGELHPRTVELMEIVAQRVEVEGIEAWFKMDAAELLGEEAPLYDKISDTLDVWFDSGTTHWHVLRGSHPMGHETGPRADLYLEGSDQHRGWFHSSLLTGCAIDNHAPYRELLTHGFTVDESGRKMSKSLGNVIAPQKVNDTLGADIMRLWVASTDYSGEMAVSEQILQRSADAYRRIRNTARFLLSNLTGFNPATDILPAEEMLALDRWAVDRTLLLQRELQEHYGEYRFWNVYSKIHNFCVQELGGFYLDIIKDRQYTTGANSKARRSAQTALYHISEALVRWIAPILAFTADELWQYLPGERNESVMLNTWYEGLTELPEGFELDRAYWERIMAVKVAVNKEMEIQRAAKAVGGNLQAEVTLFAEDALSADLAKLSNELRFVLITSTATVAPFVQAPADAVVTEVGGLKLKVVKSSFAKCARCWHCREDVGVNPEHPEICGRCVDNISGAGEVRHYA from the coding sequence CGCGAACCGCAGATTCTGCAGCGCTGGGACAGTATTGGCCTGTACGGTAAGTTGCGCGAGATTGGCAAGGATCGTCCGAAGTTCGTACTTCACGACGGTCCTCCGTACGCCAACGGCACGATTCACATCGGTCATGCGTTGAACAAGATTCTCAAGGACATGATCATCCGCTCGAAAACCCTGTCGGGTTTCGACGCGCCTTATGTGCCGGGCTGGGACTGCCACGGTCTGCCGATCGAGCACAAAGTCGAAGTGACCCACGGCAAGAACCTAGGCGCGGACAAGACCCGCGAACTGTGCCGTGCCTACGCCACCGAGCAAATCGAAGGCCAGAAGTCCGAATTCATCCGTCTGGGCGTGTTGGGCGACTTCGCCAACCCGTACAAGACCATGGACTTCAAAAACGAGGCCGGTGAAATCCGCGCCCTGGCGGAAATCGTCAAGGGTGGCTTCGTGTTCAAGGGCCTGAAGCCTGTGAACTGGTGCTTTGACTGCGGTTCGGCCCTGGCTGAAGCGGAAGTCGAGTACGAGAACAAAAAATCCGCGACCATCGACGTGGCGTTCCCGATCGCTGATGAAGCCAAACTGGCTGCCGCGTTCGGTCTGCCATCGCTGGGCAAACCCGCCTCGATCGTGATCTGGACCACCACCCCGTGGACCATCCCGGCCAACCAGGCCCTGAACGTCCACCCGGAATTCAACTACGCCCTGGTCGACGTCGGCGACAAACTGCTGGTACTGGCTGAAGAGCTGGTCGAGTCGTGCCTTGTTCGCTACAGCCTGGAAGGTTCGGTCATTGCGACCACCACCGGTAAAGAACTGGAACTGATCAACTTCCGTCACCCGTTCTACGATCGTCTGTCGCCGGTTTACCTGGCCGAATACGTCGAACTGGGCGCGGGCACCGGCGTGGTTCACTCCTCGCCGGCCTACGGCGTAGACGACTTCGTGACCTGCAAAGCCTATGGCATGGTCAACGACGACATCCTCAATCCGGTGCAAAGCAACGGCGTGTACGCGACATCGCTGGAGTTCTTCGGTGGCCAGTTCATCTGGAAGGCCAACCCGGCTATCGTCGACAAACTGTCGGAAGTCGGCGCGCTGCTGCACACCGAAACCATTGAACACAGCTACATGCACTGCTGGCGTCACAAAACCCCGCTGATCTACCGCGCCACTGCGCAGTGGTTCATCGGCATGGACAAAGAGCCTGCAACCGGCGAAACCCTGCGCAAGCGGGCAATCAAAGCCATCGAAGAGACCAAATTCGTTCCGGCCTGGGGGCAGGCGCGTCTGCATTCGATGATCGCCAACCGTCCTGACTGGTGCATCTCCCGTCAGCGCAACTGGGGCGTGCCGATCCCGTTCTTCCTGAACAAGGAAAGCGGCGAGCTGCACCCACGCACCGTCGAGCTGATGGAAATCGTCGCCCAGCGCGTCGAAGTCGAAGGCATCGAAGCCTGGTTCAAGATGGACGCCGCCGAGTTGCTCGGTGAAGAAGCGCCGCTGTACGACAAGATCAGCGACACCCTCGACGTCTGGTTCGACTCGGGTACCACGCACTGGCACGTCCTGCGCGGTTCGCACCCGATGGGCCACGAGACCGGTCCGCGCGCCGACCTGTACCTGGAAGGCTCGGACCAACACCGTGGCTGGTTCCACTCCTCCTTGCTGACCGGTTGCGCCATCGACAACCACGCGCCATACCGCGAATTGCTGACCCACGGCTTCACCGTCGACGAATCCGGTCGCAAAATGTCTAAGTCCTTGGGCAACGTCATCGCGCCGCAGAAGGTCAACGACACCCTGGGCGCCGATATCATGCGTCTGTGGGTTGCTTCTACCGACTACTCGGGTGAAATGGCGGTTTCCGAACAGATCCTGCAACGCAGTGCGGATGCCTACCGGCGCATCCGTAACACCGCGCGCTTCCTGCTTTCCAACCTGACCGGTTTCAACCCGGCCACCGACATCCTGCCGGCTGAAGAAATGCTCGCGCTGGACCGTTGGGCCGTGGACCGCACGCTGTTGCTGCAACGCGAGTTGCAAGAGCACTACGGCGAATACCGCTTCTGGAACGTCTACTCCAAGATCCACAACTTCTGCGTGCAGGAGCTGGGCGGTTTCTACCTCGACATCATCAAGGACCGTCAGTACACCACTGGCGCCAACAGCAAGGCCCGTCGTTCGGCGCAAACCGCGCTGTACCACATCTCCGAAGCGCTGGTGCGCTGGATCGCGCCGATCCTGGCGTTCACCGCCGACGAGCTGTGGCAGTACCTGCCGGGCGAGCGTAACGAGTCTGTGATGCTCAACACCTGGTACGAAGGCCTGACCGAATTGCCGGAAGGCTTCGAGCTGGACCGCGCCTACTGGGAGCGGATCATGGCGGTGAAGGTCGCGGTCAACAAGGAAATGGAAATCCAGCGCGCGGCGAAGGCCGTCGGTGGCAACCTGCAAGCCGAAGTGACGCTGTTCGCCGAAGATGCGCTGAGCGCCGATCTGGCCAAGCTGAGCAACGAATTGCGCTTCGTGTTGATTACCTCGACTGCTACCGTGGCGCCGTTCGTTCAGGCTCCGGCCGACGCAGTGGTCACCGAAGTCGGCGGCCTGAAGCTCAAAGTGGTCAAGTCGAGCTTCGCCAAGTGCGCCCGTTGCTGGCACTGCCGTGAAGACGTCGGCGTGAACCCGGAGCATCCGGAAATCTGCGGCCGTTGCGTCGACAACATCAGCGGCGCCGGCGAGGTTCGTCACTATGCCTAA
- the ispH gene encoding 4-hydroxy-3-methylbut-2-enyl diphosphate reductase, with the protein MQIKLANPRGFCAGVDRAIEIVNRALEVFGPPIYVRHEVVHNKFVVEDLRARGAIFVEELDQVPDDVIVIFSAHGVSQAVRTEAAGRGLKVFDATCPLVTKVHIEVARYSRDGRECILIGHAGHPEVEGTMGQYDGSNGGAIYLVEDEKDVAALQVNNPERLAFVTQTTLSMDDTSRVIDALRTRFPAIGGPRKDDICYATQNRQDAVKQLADECDVVLVVGSPNSSNSNRLRELAERMATPAYLIDGAEDLQKSWFDGVERIGITAGASAPEVLVRGVIQQLQAWGATGADELAGREENITFSMPKELRVRSLL; encoded by the coding sequence ATGCAAATCAAACTCGCCAACCCCCGTGGCTTCTGCGCCGGTGTGGACCGGGCGATCGAAATCGTTAACCGCGCCCTGGAAGTCTTCGGGCCGCCGATCTACGTGCGCCACGAAGTGGTCCACAACAAATTCGTCGTCGAAGACCTGCGCGCCCGTGGGGCGATCTTCGTCGAAGAGCTGGATCAGGTGCCCGACGACGTGATCGTTATCTTCAGTGCCCATGGCGTTTCCCAGGCCGTGCGCACCGAAGCCGCAGGCCGTGGCCTGAAGGTGTTCGACGCGACCTGCCCGCTGGTGACCAAGGTGCACATCGAAGTCGCGCGCTACAGCCGCGACGGCCGAGAGTGCATCCTCATTGGCCATGCCGGTCACCCGGAAGTCGAAGGCACCATGGGCCAGTACGATGGCAGCAATGGTGGCGCGATCTATCTGGTCGAGGACGAGAAAGACGTCGCTGCGTTGCAGGTAAACAACCCTGAAAGACTCGCCTTCGTCACCCAGACCACCCTGTCCATGGACGATACCAGTCGCGTGATCGACGCCCTGCGTACTCGGTTCCCGGCGATCGGCGGTCCGCGCAAGGACGACATCTGCTACGCCACGCAAAACCGTCAGGACGCGGTCAAGCAACTGGCGGATGAGTGCGATGTGGTGTTGGTGGTCGGCAGCCCGAACAGCTCCAACTCCAATCGTCTGCGTGAACTGGCTGAACGCATGGCTACCCCGGCCTATCTGATCGACGGCGCCGAAGACCTGCAAAAGAGCTGGTTCGACGGTGTCGAGCGGATTGGCATCACAGCCGGTGCCTCCGCTCCGGAAGTACTGGTGCGTGGCGTGATCCAGCAATTGCAGGCTTGGGGCGCCACCGGGGCCGATGAGTTGGCCGGGCGTGAAGAGAACATCACGTTCTCGATGCCTAAAGAGCTACGCGTCCGCTCCCTGCTCTGA
- a CDS encoding GspH/FimT family pseudopilin, with protein MDHRTKGFTLIELLIALAVFLILISLAVPAFTRSVQSTKADTEIGDLQHALNYARLEAIDRGITTRVRPTAGGSVWTGDLTVYDGIGNSANVLRVVPAMSSGATLTLTSGVTAIDFNNLGGLSAPSTAVVISYVLGAQSRTLNVCLNGRILLGGSCG; from the coding sequence ATGGATCATCGTACAAAAGGTTTCACGCTGATCGAGCTGCTGATTGCGCTCGCCGTGTTTCTGATCCTGATCAGCCTGGCTGTTCCGGCGTTTACCCGCTCGGTGCAAAGCACCAAGGCCGACACCGAGATCGGCGACCTGCAGCACGCGCTCAATTACGCCCGGCTTGAGGCGATCGACCGGGGCATTACCACCCGGGTTCGCCCGACAGCAGGCGGCAGTGTCTGGACCGGCGATCTGACCGTTTATGACGGTATTGGCAATTCGGCCAATGTATTGCGGGTTGTTCCAGCGATGAGCAGTGGTGCAACTCTGACGCTAACCTCAGGAGTGACCGCCATTGATTTCAACAACCTGGGCGGTTTGTCGGCGCCGTCCACGGCAGTCGTGATCAGTTATGTACTGGGGGCACAGAGCAGGACGCTGAATGTGTGTTTGAACGGACGAATTCTATTGGGTGGAAGTTGCGGATGA
- a CDS encoding PilW family protein, with product MIRASKGFGLIELLIALALSLVVVLGVAQIFIAAKNTYVSQNTAAGMQEDARFVLSKMIQEIRMVGMFGCLGTIIDASSAGSFSASQITPISWDNANLKLTLVTADVGGSGGVPTWTVISDCRNTATAYTGARTPTSGLLAFPIRRLVYSFSNNQLLMGSGAGTPTQQVLVNNVSAFNVSFGLASSATDTAASSYSSNPSDPARIRSVRLTLTLSDPNDRVHEQTFNVVAALRNRLP from the coding sequence ATGATCAGAGCCAGCAAAGGTTTCGGCCTGATCGAATTGCTGATAGCCCTGGCGTTGAGTCTGGTCGTGGTTCTGGGCGTGGCGCAGATCTTCATCGCGGCTAAAAATACCTACGTCAGCCAGAACACTGCCGCCGGCATGCAGGAAGATGCACGGTTCGTCCTGAGCAAAATGATTCAGGAAATCCGCATGGTTGGCATGTTCGGTTGTCTGGGCACGATTATCGACGCCAGCTCGGCAGGGAGTTTCAGTGCCAGTCAGATCACGCCGATCAGTTGGGACAATGCCAACCTCAAATTAACGCTCGTCACCGCCGATGTCGGTGGCAGTGGCGGGGTGCCGACCTGGACAGTAATTTCCGACTGCCGCAACACCGCGACGGCTTACACGGGGGCACGAACGCCGACGTCTGGGCTGTTGGCATTTCCGATCCGGCGATTGGTCTACAGCTTCAGCAACAACCAGCTGCTGATGGGCTCCGGTGCCGGCACGCCGACGCAGCAGGTGCTGGTGAACAATGTCAGTGCGTTCAATGTGAGCTTCGGCCTCGCCAGTTCAGCCACGGATACGGCCGCCTCCAGCTACAGCAGCAACCCATCCGATCCGGCACGAATCCGTAGTGTGCGACTCACGCTAACGCTGAGCGACCCGAACGACCGGGTACACGAACAAACCTTCAACGTGGTTGCCGCCTTGCGCAACCGGTTGCCATGA
- a CDS encoding pilus assembly PilX family protein yields MSIAPMTPHAQRGMALLVSLVFLLVLTLIGLSSMQSATLQEKMASSVILRNQSFQGAEAALRVGESAVQLDTYSLPVCSGTSQCAPPAEASVITAAGFNSTSGVTWIASGNGFFGVQNIGTTLTAVNVPSNTSATLYRVTAVGIAGNSRSVVESIYAKY; encoded by the coding sequence ATGAGTATTGCTCCCATGACCCCTCACGCCCAGCGCGGCATGGCGCTGTTGGTCAGCCTGGTGTTTCTCCTGGTGCTGACGTTGATCGGGCTTTCATCGATGCAGAGCGCCACGTTGCAGGAAAAAATGGCCAGCAGCGTGATCCTGCGTAACCAGTCCTTCCAGGGCGCAGAAGCGGCGTTGCGCGTCGGCGAAAGCGCGGTGCAACTGGACACCTATTCATTGCCGGTTTGCAGCGGTACCAGCCAATGCGCGCCGCCGGCCGAGGCGTCGGTCATCACCGCCGCCGGGTTCAACTCCACGTCGGGGGTGACCTGGATCGCCTCTGGCAACGGCTTTTTCGGAGTGCAGAACATCGGCACCACCCTGACGGCCGTGAACGTACCGAGCAACACGTCGGCAACGCTGTACCGGGTGACCGCCGTGGGCATCGCGGGCAATTCGCGCAGTGTGGTGGAGAGTATCTATGCGAAGTACTGA